A single window of Flavobacterium sp. 140616W15 DNA harbors:
- a CDS encoding DUF4159 domain-containing protein, whose product MKKLFLLFLFISISSFSQEIALLKYSGGGDWYANPTSLPNLIKFCNANINTRIKAKPGTVEPSNPDLLSYPFVHMTGHGNVVFSDADVTNLRNYLYGGGFLHIDDNYGMDQYIRKEIKKIFPNNDLIELPANHAMFQKPFLFPAGLPKIHEHDGKRPQAFGVFIENKLVLLYTFQCDLGDGWEDAEVHNDPLEVRQKALKMGANIINYIFTN is encoded by the coding sequence ATGAAGAAACTTTTTTTGCTTTTTTTATTTATCTCCATCTCTTCTTTTTCACAAGAAATTGCATTACTAAAATATAGTGGTGGTGGTGATTGGTATGCAAATCCTACTTCATTACCTAATTTGATAAAGTTTTGTAATGCAAATATTAATACCCGAATTAAAGCAAAACCAGGAACTGTAGAGCCGAGTAATCCAGATTTACTATCCTACCCTTTTGTTCATATGACTGGTCACGGAAATGTTGTTTTTAGCGATGCCGATGTCACAAATCTTCGCAATTATTTATATGGCGGAGGATTTCTTCATATTGATGACAACTATGGAATGGATCAGTACATTCGAAAAGAAATTAAAAAAATATTTCCAAATAATGATTTGATTGAACTTCCAGCCAATCATGCTATGTTTCAGAAGCCATTTCTTTTCCCTGCGGGCTTACCAAAAATTCATGAGCACGACGGAAAAAGACCTCAGGCATTTGGTGTTTTCATCGAAAACAAACTTGTATTGCTTTATACCTTCCAATGTGATCTTGGTGATGGCTGGGAAGATGCAGAAGTACATAACGACCCACTCGAAGTACGCCAAAAAGCATTAAAAATGGGTGCAAACATTATCAATTATATCTTTACCAATTAA
- a CDS encoding TrmH family RNA methyltransferase, with the protein MRSYLFSAKHWLSFRISEAFGVENIIFLGKDIPLNPRKINKTSRSTHLHVPHIVIEDTNELIDHLLQNNFEIIALEIASNSKPLNEVKIPQNQKIALLIGSEIDGISTDLLKISNQIVHINMFGKNSSMNVVQAASIALYELTSL; encoded by the coding sequence TTGCGATCATATTTATTTTCAGCAAAACATTGGCTCTCTTTTAGAATAAGTGAAGCTTTTGGAGTTGAAAACATTATTTTTTTAGGAAAAGATATTCCTCTAAATCCAAGAAAAATCAATAAAACTTCAAGAAGCACTCATCTTCATGTTCCTCACATTGTAATTGAAGATACTAATGAGCTTATCGATCATTTACTTCAAAATAATTTTGAAATTATTGCTTTAGAAATTGCAAGCAATAGCAAACCCTTAAACGAAGTAAAAATACCTCAAAATCAAAAAATAGCTCTTTTAATTGGAAGTGAAATTGATGGAATTTCGACTGATCTTTTAAAAATTTCAAACCAAATTGTTCATATTAATATGTTTGGAAAAAACAGTAGCATGAATGTTGTTCAAGCTGCCAGTATAGCTTTATATGAATTAACTTCTTTGTAA